A genomic region of Coregonus clupeaformis isolate EN_2021a unplaced genomic scaffold, ASM2061545v1 scaf0125, whole genome shotgun sequence contains the following coding sequences:
- the LOC121556495 gene encoding protein tweety homolog 1 isoform X2, with translation MAAMATVPSYTPSLWVRMCHALPRLDLTMTMRDNLFIPDSWEYQQTLLVLSSLSAIALILSLLVIISFLIHYCCCRRGDRSEGSEEEEDDEEGSTGHGYGGRKGRGICCVTWVSVAAVTLCCVAIGVGFYGNSEANDGIYQLTSSLLTANYTLASIDLLVSDTISGLQLSIAGPLTTMEELFTGSKPYLVSTRNCRRLSENVVSLLTSLTMARSSDGGAWNSSNSSSDPPIAALTPVPPSMAPTVAPAGGAMPSPFSPGWAANTLMVNEDYRWLSYVLLLLLDLLVCLFILLGLAKQARWLLILMTVLAWLALFMSWGSLGLETATVVAVSDFCTDPNKFVLNSTHFNSGTSSDVLDYYLTCSRRMNSPFQQLLTQSQRALSSIHLHLSSLDRNALPQVPKAEKSLREVQRILNATEGNFHQLVALLNCRGLNKDYIDSLKGLCYDGMEGLLYLSLYSFLSALAFTAILCSLPGAWRSFPSDSEEYEDSDSESEDPFTSHQARRQPAAGSQRGALPPFYNYQGAGWTPPFSSAPPLPTLPAC, from the exons actctactggtcctctctagtctctcagccattgctctcattctctccctccttGTCATTATCTCCTTCCTTATACACTACTGCTGCTGTCGCCGTGGTGACCGGAGCGAGGgatctgaggaagaggaggatgatgaagagGGCAGCACGGGCCACGGATACGGAGGCAGGAAGGGGCGGGGTATCTGCTGCGTCACCTGGGTGTCGGTGGCGGCTGTCACACTGTGCTG TGTCGCCATAGGCGTTGGTTTCTACGGCAACAGTGAGGCTAATGATGGGATATATCAGTTGACTTCGTCTCTTCTCACAGCCAATTACACACTAGCTTCCATCGATCTGCTG GTTTCAGACACCATCTCTGGGCTGCAGCTGTCTATCGCTGGGCCCCTGACCACCATGGAGGAGCTGTTTACAGGCAGTAAGCCCTACTTGGTGTCCACCCGGAACTGTAGGAGACTGTCAGAGAACGTGGTGTCCCTGCTCACCTCTCTGACCATGGCCCGATCCTCTGACGGGGGTGCCTGGAACAGCAGTAACAGCAGCAGTGATCCCCCCATAGCGGCCCTCACCCCTGTGCCACCCTCCATGGCCCCCACAGTGGCACCAGCCGGAGGGGCCATGCCCAGCCCCTTCTCCCCTGGCTGGGCAGCCAACACACTGATGGTCAACGAAGACTACAG GTGGCTGTCCTacgtgctgctgttgctgctagaCCTCCTAGTGTGTCTGTTCATCCTTCTGGGCCTAGCCAAACAGGCCCGCTGGCTCCTCATcct GATGACGGTGCTGGCCTGGCTGGCTTTGTTCATGAGCTGGGGCTCCCTGGGCCTGGAGACTGCCACTGTGGTG GCTGTCAGTGACTTCTGTACAGATCCCAACAAGTTTGTGCTCAACTCCACCCACTTCAACTCTGGGACCAGCTCAG ACGTGTTGGATTATTACCTGACCTGCAGCAGACGTATGAACAGCCCATTCCAGCAG CTGCTGACCCAGTCACAGAGGGCCCTTTCCAGCATCCACTTACACCTCTCCAGCCTGGACCGGAACGCTCTCCCACAGGTCCCCAAGGCAGAG AAGTCACTCAGGGAGGTTCAGCGGATTCTCAATGCCACAGAGGGCAACTTTCACCAGCTAGTGGCGCTACTCAACTGTCGAGGTCTCAACAAG GATTATATTGACTCTTTGAAAGGCCTGTGCTATGACGGGATGGAGGGATtgctctacctctccctctactCTTTCCTTTCGGCTCTGGCCTTCACTGCCATCCTCTGTTCCCTGCCCGGCGCCTGGAGAAGCTTccccag TGATTCCGAGGAGTATGAAGATTCGGACAGCGAGAGCGAGGACCCCTTCACTTCCCATCAGGCACGTAGACAGCCGGCCGCGGGGTCTCAGCGAGGGGCCTTGCCCCCCTTCTATAATTACCAGGGGGCCGGGTGGACTCCCCCCTTTTCTAGCGCGCCACCCCTCCC TACTCTCCCAGCATGCTGA
- the LOC121556495 gene encoding protein tweety homolog 1 isoform X6, with translation MAAMATVPSYTPSLWVRMCHALPRLDLTMTMRDNLFIPDSWEYQQTLLVLSSLSAIALILSLLVIISFLIHYCCCRRGDRSEGSEEEEDDEEGSTGHGYGGRKGRGICCVTWVSVAAVTLCCVAIGVGFYGNSEANDGIYQLTSSLLTANYTLASIDLLVSDTISGLQLSIAGPLTTMEELFTGSKPYLVSTRNCRRLSENVVSLLTSLTMARSSDGGAWNSSNSSSDPPIAALTPVPPSMAPTVAPAGGAMPSPFSPGWAANTLMVNEDYRWLSYVLLLLLDLLVCLFILLGLAKQARWLLILMTVLAWLALFMSWGSLGLETATVVAVSDFCTDPNKFVLNSTHFNSGTSSDVLDYYLTCSRRMNSPFQQLLTQSQRALSSIHLHLSSLDRNALPQVPKAEKSLREVQRILNATEGNFHQLVALLNCRGLNKDYIDSLKGLCYDGMEGLLYLSLYSFLSALAFTAILCSLPGAWRSFPSDSEEYEDSDSESEDPFTSHQLMP, from the exons actctactggtcctctctagtctctcagccattgctctcattctctccctccttGTCATTATCTCCTTCCTTATACACTACTGCTGCTGTCGCCGTGGTGACCGGAGCGAGGgatctgaggaagaggaggatgatgaagagGGCAGCACGGGCCACGGATACGGAGGCAGGAAGGGGCGGGGTATCTGCTGCGTCACCTGGGTGTCGGTGGCGGCTGTCACACTGTGCTG TGTCGCCATAGGCGTTGGTTTCTACGGCAACAGTGAGGCTAATGATGGGATATATCAGTTGACTTCGTCTCTTCTCACAGCCAATTACACACTAGCTTCCATCGATCTGCTG GTTTCAGACACCATCTCTGGGCTGCAGCTGTCTATCGCTGGGCCCCTGACCACCATGGAGGAGCTGTTTACAGGCAGTAAGCCCTACTTGGTGTCCACCCGGAACTGTAGGAGACTGTCAGAGAACGTGGTGTCCCTGCTCACCTCTCTGACCATGGCCCGATCCTCTGACGGGGGTGCCTGGAACAGCAGTAACAGCAGCAGTGATCCCCCCATAGCGGCCCTCACCCCTGTGCCACCCTCCATGGCCCCCACAGTGGCACCAGCCGGAGGGGCCATGCCCAGCCCCTTCTCCCCTGGCTGGGCAGCCAACACACTGATGGTCAACGAAGACTACAG GTGGCTGTCCTacgtgctgctgttgctgctagaCCTCCTAGTGTGTCTGTTCATCCTTCTGGGCCTAGCCAAACAGGCCCGCTGGCTCCTCATcct GATGACGGTGCTGGCCTGGCTGGCTTTGTTCATGAGCTGGGGCTCCCTGGGCCTGGAGACTGCCACTGTGGTG GCTGTCAGTGACTTCTGTACAGATCCCAACAAGTTTGTGCTCAACTCCACCCACTTCAACTCTGGGACCAGCTCAG ACGTGTTGGATTATTACCTGACCTGCAGCAGACGTATGAACAGCCCATTCCAGCAG CTGCTGACCCAGTCACAGAGGGCCCTTTCCAGCATCCACTTACACCTCTCCAGCCTGGACCGGAACGCTCTCCCACAGGTCCCCAAGGCAGAG AAGTCACTCAGGGAGGTTCAGCGGATTCTCAATGCCACAGAGGGCAACTTTCACCAGCTAGTGGCGCTACTCAACTGTCGAGGTCTCAACAAG GATTATATTGACTCTTTGAAAGGCCTGTGCTATGACGGGATGGAGGGATtgctctacctctccctctactCTTTCCTTTCGGCTCTGGCCTTCACTGCCATCCTCTGTTCCCTGCCCGGCGCCTGGAGAAGCTTccccag TGATTCCGAGGAGTATGAAGATTCGGACAGCGAGAGCGAGGACCCCTTCACTTCCCATCAG TTAATGCCCTAA
- the LOC121556495 gene encoding protein tweety homolog 1 isoform X3: MAAMATVPSYTPSLWVRMCHALPRLDLTMTMRDNLFIPDSWEYQQTLLVLSSLSAIALILSLLVIISFLIHYCCCRRGDRSEGSEEEEDDEEGSTGHGYGGRKGRGICCVTWVSVAAVTLCCVAIGVGFYGNSEANDGIYQLTSSLLTANYTLASIDLLVSDTISGLQLSIAGPLTTMEELFTGSKPYLVSTRNCRRLSENVVSLLTSLTMARSSDGGAWNSSNSSSDPPIAALTPVPPSMAPTVAPAGGAMPSPFSPGWAANTLMVNEDYRWLSYVLLLLLDLLVCLFILLGLAKQARWLLILMTVLAWLALFMSWGSLGLETATVVAVSDFCTDPNKFVLNSTHFNSGTSSDVLDYYLTCSRRMNSPFQQLLTQSQRALSSIHLHLSSLDRNALPQVPKAEKSLREVQRILNATEGNFHQLVALLNCRGLNKDYIDSLKGLCYDGMEGLLYLSLYSFLSALAFTAILCSLPGAWRSFPSDSEEYEDSDSESEDPFTSHQARRQPAAGSQRGALPPFYNYQGAGWTPPFSSAPPLP, translated from the exons actctactggtcctctctagtctctcagccattgctctcattctctccctccttGTCATTATCTCCTTCCTTATACACTACTGCTGCTGTCGCCGTGGTGACCGGAGCGAGGgatctgaggaagaggaggatgatgaagagGGCAGCACGGGCCACGGATACGGAGGCAGGAAGGGGCGGGGTATCTGCTGCGTCACCTGGGTGTCGGTGGCGGCTGTCACACTGTGCTG TGTCGCCATAGGCGTTGGTTTCTACGGCAACAGTGAGGCTAATGATGGGATATATCAGTTGACTTCGTCTCTTCTCACAGCCAATTACACACTAGCTTCCATCGATCTGCTG GTTTCAGACACCATCTCTGGGCTGCAGCTGTCTATCGCTGGGCCCCTGACCACCATGGAGGAGCTGTTTACAGGCAGTAAGCCCTACTTGGTGTCCACCCGGAACTGTAGGAGACTGTCAGAGAACGTGGTGTCCCTGCTCACCTCTCTGACCATGGCCCGATCCTCTGACGGGGGTGCCTGGAACAGCAGTAACAGCAGCAGTGATCCCCCCATAGCGGCCCTCACCCCTGTGCCACCCTCCATGGCCCCCACAGTGGCACCAGCCGGAGGGGCCATGCCCAGCCCCTTCTCCCCTGGCTGGGCAGCCAACACACTGATGGTCAACGAAGACTACAG GTGGCTGTCCTacgtgctgctgttgctgctagaCCTCCTAGTGTGTCTGTTCATCCTTCTGGGCCTAGCCAAACAGGCCCGCTGGCTCCTCATcct GATGACGGTGCTGGCCTGGCTGGCTTTGTTCATGAGCTGGGGCTCCCTGGGCCTGGAGACTGCCACTGTGGTG GCTGTCAGTGACTTCTGTACAGATCCCAACAAGTTTGTGCTCAACTCCACCCACTTCAACTCTGGGACCAGCTCAG ACGTGTTGGATTATTACCTGACCTGCAGCAGACGTATGAACAGCCCATTCCAGCAG CTGCTGACCCAGTCACAGAGGGCCCTTTCCAGCATCCACTTACACCTCTCCAGCCTGGACCGGAACGCTCTCCCACAGGTCCCCAAGGCAGAG AAGTCACTCAGGGAGGTTCAGCGGATTCTCAATGCCACAGAGGGCAACTTTCACCAGCTAGTGGCGCTACTCAACTGTCGAGGTCTCAACAAG GATTATATTGACTCTTTGAAAGGCCTGTGCTATGACGGGATGGAGGGATtgctctacctctccctctactCTTTCCTTTCGGCTCTGGCCTTCACTGCCATCCTCTGTTCCCTGCCCGGCGCCTGGAGAAGCTTccccag TGATTCCGAGGAGTATGAAGATTCGGACAGCGAGAGCGAGGACCCCTTCACTTCCCATCAGGCACGTAGACAGCCGGCCGCGGGGTCTCAGCGAGGGGCCTTGCCCCCCTTCTATAATTACCAGGGGGCCGGGTGGACTCCCCCCTTTTCTAGCGCGCCACCCCTCCC TTAA
- the LOC121556497 gene encoding josephin-2-like: MSEGEVFHEKQRLELCAIHALNNVLQEQVFTKEAADDICKRLAPQCVVNPHRSMLGTGNYDVNVIMAALQSRGLAAVWWDKRRSVQSLCVDKVQGFILNVPSRVSLGIVSLPVRRRHWLAVRQVNGHYYNLDSKLKSPVCIGNEADLRTFLSEQLSPDVAEMLLVVRRDVEEYGTWLNSDDLRK; this comes from the exons ATGAGCGAAGGAGAGGTATTCCATGAGAAGCAGCGACTGGAGTTGTGCGCTATTCATGCTCTGAACAACGTGCTGCAGGAGCAAGTGTTCACCAAGGAGGCGGCAGATGACATCTGCAAGCG GCTAGCTCCACAATGTGTGGTGAACCCTCACCGCTCGATGCTGGGCACAGGGAACTATGACGTCAACGTCATCATGGCTGCCCTACAGAGCAGAGGGTTGGCTGCAGTATGGTGGGACAAACGCAG aTCAGTACAGAGTCTCTGTGTTGACAAGGTCCAGGGGTTCATCCTGAACGTTCCGTCACGTGTCTCTCTCGGAATTGTGTCCCTCCCCGTCAGGCGGCGGCACTGGCTTGCAGTGCGCCAGGTTAATGGACACTACTACAACCTCGACTCCAAACTAAAGAGTCCTGTCTGCATTGGGAACGAAGCAGATCTCCG tacATTTCTCAGTGAACAGCTGTCTCCGGACGTGGCAGAGATGCTCCTGGTTGtgaggagggatgtggaggagtACGGAACCTGGCTGAACTCTGATGACCTCAGGAAGTGA
- the LOC121556495 gene encoding protein tweety homolog 1 isoform X4: protein MAAMATVPSYTPSLWVRMCHALPRLDLTMTMRDNLFIPDSWEYQQTLLVLSSLSAIALILSLLVIISFLIHYCCCRRGDRSEGSEEEEDDEEGSTGHGYGGRKGRGICCVTWVSVAAVTLCCVAIGVGFYGNSEANDGIYQLTSSLLTANYTLASIDLLVSDTISGLQLSIAGPLTTMEELFTGSKPYLVSTRNCRRLSENVVSLLTSLTMARSSDGGAWNSSNSSSDPPIAALTPVPPSMAPTVAPAGGAMPSPFSPGWAANTLMVNEDYRWLSYVLLLLLDLLVCLFILLGLAKQARWLLILMTVLAWLALFMSWGSLGLETATVVAVSDFCTDPNKFVLNSTHFNSGTSSDVLDYYLTCSRRMNSPFQQLLTQSQRALSSIHLHLSSLDRNALPQVPKAEKSLREVQRILNATEGNFHQLVALLNCRGLNKDYIDSLKGLCYDGMEGLLYLSLYSFLSALAFTAILCSLPGAWRSFPSDSEEYEDSDSESEDPFTSHQYSPSMLTGYGGSQTHPNSAHSRNLYSR, encoded by the exons actctactggtcctctctagtctctcagccattgctctcattctctccctccttGTCATTATCTCCTTCCTTATACACTACTGCTGCTGTCGCCGTGGTGACCGGAGCGAGGgatctgaggaagaggaggatgatgaagagGGCAGCACGGGCCACGGATACGGAGGCAGGAAGGGGCGGGGTATCTGCTGCGTCACCTGGGTGTCGGTGGCGGCTGTCACACTGTGCTG TGTCGCCATAGGCGTTGGTTTCTACGGCAACAGTGAGGCTAATGATGGGATATATCAGTTGACTTCGTCTCTTCTCACAGCCAATTACACACTAGCTTCCATCGATCTGCTG GTTTCAGACACCATCTCTGGGCTGCAGCTGTCTATCGCTGGGCCCCTGACCACCATGGAGGAGCTGTTTACAGGCAGTAAGCCCTACTTGGTGTCCACCCGGAACTGTAGGAGACTGTCAGAGAACGTGGTGTCCCTGCTCACCTCTCTGACCATGGCCCGATCCTCTGACGGGGGTGCCTGGAACAGCAGTAACAGCAGCAGTGATCCCCCCATAGCGGCCCTCACCCCTGTGCCACCCTCCATGGCCCCCACAGTGGCACCAGCCGGAGGGGCCATGCCCAGCCCCTTCTCCCCTGGCTGGGCAGCCAACACACTGATGGTCAACGAAGACTACAG GTGGCTGTCCTacgtgctgctgttgctgctagaCCTCCTAGTGTGTCTGTTCATCCTTCTGGGCCTAGCCAAACAGGCCCGCTGGCTCCTCATcct GATGACGGTGCTGGCCTGGCTGGCTTTGTTCATGAGCTGGGGCTCCCTGGGCCTGGAGACTGCCACTGTGGTG GCTGTCAGTGACTTCTGTACAGATCCCAACAAGTTTGTGCTCAACTCCACCCACTTCAACTCTGGGACCAGCTCAG ACGTGTTGGATTATTACCTGACCTGCAGCAGACGTATGAACAGCCCATTCCAGCAG CTGCTGACCCAGTCACAGAGGGCCCTTTCCAGCATCCACTTACACCTCTCCAGCCTGGACCGGAACGCTCTCCCACAGGTCCCCAAGGCAGAG AAGTCACTCAGGGAGGTTCAGCGGATTCTCAATGCCACAGAGGGCAACTTTCACCAGCTAGTGGCGCTACTCAACTGTCGAGGTCTCAACAAG GATTATATTGACTCTTTGAAAGGCCTGTGCTATGACGGGATGGAGGGATtgctctacctctccctctactCTTTCCTTTCGGCTCTGGCCTTCACTGCCATCCTCTGTTCCCTGCCCGGCGCCTGGAGAAGCTTccccag TGATTCCGAGGAGTATGAAGATTCGGACAGCGAGAGCGAGGACCCCTTCACTTCCCATCAG TACTCTCCCAGCATGCTGACTGGTTACGGGGGTAGTCAAACACACCCCAACTCTGCCCATTCAAGGAACCTGTATTCACGTTAA
- the LOC121556495 gene encoding protein tweety homolog 1 isoform X1, with protein MAAMATVPSYTPSLWVRMCHALPRLDLTMTMRDNLFIPDSWEYQQTLLVLSSLSAIALILSLLVIISFLIHYCCCRRGDRSEGSEEEEDDEEGSTGHGYGGRKGRGICCVTWVSVAAVTLCCVAIGVGFYGNSEANDGIYQLTSSLLTANYTLASIDLLVSDTISGLQLSIAGPLTTMEELFTGSKPYLVSTRNCRRLSENVVSLLTSLTMARSSDGGAWNSSNSSSDPPIAALTPVPPSMAPTVAPAGGAMPSPFSPGWAANTLMVNEDYRWLSYVLLLLLDLLVCLFILLGLAKQARWLLILMTVLAWLALFMSWGSLGLETATVVAVSDFCTDPNKFVLNSTHFNSGTSSDVLDYYLTCSRRMNSPFQQLLTQSQRALSSIHLHLSSLDRNALPQVPKAEKSLREVQRILNATEGNFHQLVALLNCRGLNKDYIDSLKGLCYDGMEGLLYLSLYSFLSALAFTAILCSLPGAWRSFPSDSEEYEDSDSESEDPFTSHQARRQPAAGSQRGALPPFYNYQGAGWTPPFSSAPPLPTPNVSSNGNPGYESLPLTDRQSPPPSYSPSMLTGYGGSQTHPNSAHSRNLYSR; from the exons actctactggtcctctctagtctctcagccattgctctcattctctccctccttGTCATTATCTCCTTCCTTATACACTACTGCTGCTGTCGCCGTGGTGACCGGAGCGAGGgatctgaggaagaggaggatgatgaagagGGCAGCACGGGCCACGGATACGGAGGCAGGAAGGGGCGGGGTATCTGCTGCGTCACCTGGGTGTCGGTGGCGGCTGTCACACTGTGCTG TGTCGCCATAGGCGTTGGTTTCTACGGCAACAGTGAGGCTAATGATGGGATATATCAGTTGACTTCGTCTCTTCTCACAGCCAATTACACACTAGCTTCCATCGATCTGCTG GTTTCAGACACCATCTCTGGGCTGCAGCTGTCTATCGCTGGGCCCCTGACCACCATGGAGGAGCTGTTTACAGGCAGTAAGCCCTACTTGGTGTCCACCCGGAACTGTAGGAGACTGTCAGAGAACGTGGTGTCCCTGCTCACCTCTCTGACCATGGCCCGATCCTCTGACGGGGGTGCCTGGAACAGCAGTAACAGCAGCAGTGATCCCCCCATAGCGGCCCTCACCCCTGTGCCACCCTCCATGGCCCCCACAGTGGCACCAGCCGGAGGGGCCATGCCCAGCCCCTTCTCCCCTGGCTGGGCAGCCAACACACTGATGGTCAACGAAGACTACAG GTGGCTGTCCTacgtgctgctgttgctgctagaCCTCCTAGTGTGTCTGTTCATCCTTCTGGGCCTAGCCAAACAGGCCCGCTGGCTCCTCATcct GATGACGGTGCTGGCCTGGCTGGCTTTGTTCATGAGCTGGGGCTCCCTGGGCCTGGAGACTGCCACTGTGGTG GCTGTCAGTGACTTCTGTACAGATCCCAACAAGTTTGTGCTCAACTCCACCCACTTCAACTCTGGGACCAGCTCAG ACGTGTTGGATTATTACCTGACCTGCAGCAGACGTATGAACAGCCCATTCCAGCAG CTGCTGACCCAGTCACAGAGGGCCCTTTCCAGCATCCACTTACACCTCTCCAGCCTGGACCGGAACGCTCTCCCACAGGTCCCCAAGGCAGAG AAGTCACTCAGGGAGGTTCAGCGGATTCTCAATGCCACAGAGGGCAACTTTCACCAGCTAGTGGCGCTACTCAACTGTCGAGGTCTCAACAAG GATTATATTGACTCTTTGAAAGGCCTGTGCTATGACGGGATGGAGGGATtgctctacctctccctctactCTTTCCTTTCGGCTCTGGCCTTCACTGCCATCCTCTGTTCCCTGCCCGGCGCCTGGAGAAGCTTccccag TGATTCCGAGGAGTATGAAGATTCGGACAGCGAGAGCGAGGACCCCTTCACTTCCCATCAGGCACGTAGACAGCCGGCCGCGGGGTCTCAGCGAGGGGCCTTGCCCCCCTTCTATAATTACCAGGGGGCCGGGTGGACTCCCCCCTTTTCTAGCGCGCCACCCCTCCC GACTCCAAACGTTTCCTCCAATGGCAACCCTGGCTATGAGAGCCTACCCCTGACTGACAGGCAGTCCCCACCCCCCTCT TACTCTCCCAGCATGCTGACTGGTTACGGGGGTAGTCAAACACACCCCAACTCTGCCCATTCAAGGAACCTGTATTCACGTTAA
- the LOC121556495 gene encoding protein tweety homolog 1 isoform X5, translating to MAAMATVPSYTPSLWVRMCHALPRLDLTMTMRDNLFIPDSWEYQQTLLVLSSLSAIALILSLLVIISFLIHYCCCRRGDRSEGSEEEEDDEEGSTGHGYGGRKGRGICCVTWVSVAAVTLCCVAIGVGFYGNSEANDGIYQLTSSLLTANYTLASIDLLVSDTISGLQLSIAGPLTTMEELFTGSKPYLVSTRNCRRLSENVVSLLTSLTMARSSDGGAWNSSNSSSDPPIAALTPVPPSMAPTVAPAGGAMPSPFSPGWAANTLMVNEDYRWLSYVLLLLLDLLVCLFILLGLAKQARWLLILMTVLAWLALFMSWGSLGLETATVVAVSDFCTDPNKFVLNSTHFNSGTSSDVLDYYLTCSRRMNSPFQQLLTQSQRALSSIHLHLSSLDRNALPQVPKAEKSLREVQRILNATEGNFHQLVALLNCRGLNKDYIDSLKGLCYDGMEGLLYLSLYSFLSALAFTAILCSLPGAWRSFPSDSEEYEDSDSESEDPFTSHQDSKRFLQWQPWL from the exons actctactggtcctctctagtctctcagccattgctctcattctctccctccttGTCATTATCTCCTTCCTTATACACTACTGCTGCTGTCGCCGTGGTGACCGGAGCGAGGgatctgaggaagaggaggatgatgaagagGGCAGCACGGGCCACGGATACGGAGGCAGGAAGGGGCGGGGTATCTGCTGCGTCACCTGGGTGTCGGTGGCGGCTGTCACACTGTGCTG TGTCGCCATAGGCGTTGGTTTCTACGGCAACAGTGAGGCTAATGATGGGATATATCAGTTGACTTCGTCTCTTCTCACAGCCAATTACACACTAGCTTCCATCGATCTGCTG GTTTCAGACACCATCTCTGGGCTGCAGCTGTCTATCGCTGGGCCCCTGACCACCATGGAGGAGCTGTTTACAGGCAGTAAGCCCTACTTGGTGTCCACCCGGAACTGTAGGAGACTGTCAGAGAACGTGGTGTCCCTGCTCACCTCTCTGACCATGGCCCGATCCTCTGACGGGGGTGCCTGGAACAGCAGTAACAGCAGCAGTGATCCCCCCATAGCGGCCCTCACCCCTGTGCCACCCTCCATGGCCCCCACAGTGGCACCAGCCGGAGGGGCCATGCCCAGCCCCTTCTCCCCTGGCTGGGCAGCCAACACACTGATGGTCAACGAAGACTACAG GTGGCTGTCCTacgtgctgctgttgctgctagaCCTCCTAGTGTGTCTGTTCATCCTTCTGGGCCTAGCCAAACAGGCCCGCTGGCTCCTCATcct GATGACGGTGCTGGCCTGGCTGGCTTTGTTCATGAGCTGGGGCTCCCTGGGCCTGGAGACTGCCACTGTGGTG GCTGTCAGTGACTTCTGTACAGATCCCAACAAGTTTGTGCTCAACTCCACCCACTTCAACTCTGGGACCAGCTCAG ACGTGTTGGATTATTACCTGACCTGCAGCAGACGTATGAACAGCCCATTCCAGCAG CTGCTGACCCAGTCACAGAGGGCCCTTTCCAGCATCCACTTACACCTCTCCAGCCTGGACCGGAACGCTCTCCCACAGGTCCCCAAGGCAGAG AAGTCACTCAGGGAGGTTCAGCGGATTCTCAATGCCACAGAGGGCAACTTTCACCAGCTAGTGGCGCTACTCAACTGTCGAGGTCTCAACAAG GATTATATTGACTCTTTGAAAGGCCTGTGCTATGACGGGATGGAGGGATtgctctacctctccctctactCTTTCCTTTCGGCTCTGGCCTTCACTGCCATCCTCTGTTCCCTGCCCGGCGCCTGGAGAAGCTTccccag TGATTCCGAGGAGTATGAAGATTCGGACAGCGAGAGCGAGGACCCCTTCACTTCCCATCAG GACTCCAAACGTTTCCTCCAATGGCAACCCTGGCTATGA